A single window of Debaryomyces hansenii CBS767 chromosome F complete sequence DNA harbors:
- a CDS encoding DEHA2F03058p (weakly similar to uniprot|P32523 Saccharomyces cerevisiae YLL036C PRP19 Splicing factor associated with the spliceosome): MICSISGETPKEPVISPKSGSIFERRLIENYISTSGKDPVNDEDLTIEELVGINSVTSTIAPPKPPSFNSIPSLLSTFQNEWDSLALEVFALRKQLHKAREELSAALYHHDAAVRVAAKAIKERDEARSALQQLAVSIGKDEPMDDVVIESTSNGDAKASTQLPVEIINQARDELFQLHKSQKPTLPITPEQNITVEFIANHAQPFKKAENSFVNATNKILLVGSSTGSVAVYNFNNPGKNNVTKITHKGLVTAVNQVIHKDEQVPILAYKEKVFVRDSKTLFEHNHEGEIFQIVSHPTLTNLFILFSRDGTWSLNDLDEMAVLFRSSKVNNICCGDIHVDGALLGTGTENGEVTIYNLTSGQSVFNIKSKYPNIKKLSFASNGYWLLVSSANGENASCLDIIDLRKNAIIHSIEFSNELVDFAIDPSSSIIITYDSRNMLSLHRYIKKGKKWLDNLSEKTIEESNSALLSLDILNTADDEEFKNTGEIKFAGVTQNSSILEFQLAYA, encoded by the exons aTGATTTGTTCAA TTTCTGGCGAAACGCCGAAGGAGCCAGTTATTTCACCAAAGAGTGGATCGATCTTTGAGAGAAGACTTATCGAGAATTATATATCGACTAGTGGTAAAGATCCAGTTAATGATGAGGATTTAACAATAGAAGAGTTGGTAGGTATCAATAGCGTAACATCGACGATTGCACCACCAAAACCACCTAGTTTCAATTCAATACCTTCGTTATTATCGACCTTTCAGAATGAATGGGATTCCTTAGCATTGGAAGTATTTGCATTGAGAAAACAGTTACATAAAGCCAGAGAGGAGTTGAGTGCAGCTTTATACCACCACGACGCAGCAGTAAGAGTCGCAGCAAAGGCtatcaaagaaagagaCGAAGCTAGACTGGCATTACAACAGTTAGCAGTATCTATTGGAAAAGACGAACCAATGGATGATGTGGTTATAgaatcaacttcaaatgGAGATGCTAAAGCTTCAACTCAATTACCAgttgaaataattaatcAAGCCCGTGACGAGTTGTTCCAATTACATAAATCCCAGAAGCCTACTTTACCTATTACTCCTGAGCAAAATATAACCGTAGAGTTCATTGCAAATCACGCACAGCCTTTCAAGAAGGCAGAAAATTCATTCGTGAATGCAACCaataaaattcttttagTGGGATCGTCCACAGGGTCTGTTGCTGTTtacaattttaataatcCTGGAAAGAACAATGTGACTAAAATCACACATAAGGGATTAGTAACGGCTGTGAATCAAGTCATACATAAAGACGAACAAGTGCCTATACTTGCGTATAAGGAAAAGGTGTTTGTTAGAGACAGCAAAACTTTATTTGAACATAATCATGAGGGTgaaatctttcaaatagTGTCTCATCCCACATTAACTAACCTTTTCATTTTATTCTCGCGTGATGGAACTTGGTCTTTGAATGACCTTGACGAAATGGCCGTTTTATTCCGCTCCTCGaaagtaaataatatatgtTGTGGTGATATCCACGTAGATGGTGCTCTATTAGGTACAGGCACTGAAAATGGAGAGGTAacaatttataatttgacATCAGGACAATCTgtatttaatattaaatccaaatatccaaatattaaaaaacTTTCATTTGCATCGAATGGATATTGGTTATTAGTTTCATCTGCCAATGGTGAGAATGCAAGTTGTTTGGACATAATTGATTTGCGAAAGAATGCCATTATTCATTCGATAGAATTTTCGAACGAATTGGtagattttgcaattgatCCATCTTCGTCGATAATCATTACATATGATTCGAGGAATATGCTAAGCTTACATAGATATATTAAGAAAGGTAAGAAATGGCTCGATAATTTGAGTGAAAAAACTATTGAAGAGTCGAACTCTGCGTTGTTAAGCTTGGATATTTTAAACACtgctgatgatgaagaatttaagaACACTGGAGAGATAAAATTTGCAGGTGTTACTCAAAATTCTTCTATATTAGAATTTCAACTAGCCTATGCATGA
- a CDS encoding DEHA2F03014p (similar to uniprot|P23642 Saccharomyces cerevisiae YML115C VAN1 Mannosyltransferase with a role in protein N-glycosylation), whose product MPLRNAESVLPMAFHNLMNLTYDHSLIDIAFLVSDCSPDDRTLETVFEYSVALQNGTLLNKLQLGERQRHANVIKGSSDLYQLYMDPDYMNNIKKSYNPETFHENYHKPFRSISIFRKDFGQVIGQGFSDRHAVKVQGIRRKLMGRARNWLTSNALKSYHSWVYWRDVDIETCPGSVIQDLMKHDYDVMVPNVWRPLPTFLGNEQPYDLNSWVESEAAVELAKSLDEEDVIVEGYAEYPTWRVHLAYIRDPNGDPNEIIDIDGVGGVSILARARIFRQGVHFPAFTFLNHAETEAFGKMAKSMGFRVGGLPHYTIWHIYEPSEDDLREIAKMERKKRRQKGK is encoded by the coding sequence atgcCTTTAAGAAATGCAGAAAGCGTACTTCCTATGGCGTTCCATAacttaatgaatttgacaTATGATCATTCATTAATTGATATAGCATTCTTGGTTTCCGATTGTTCTCCAGATGATCGTACTTTGGAGACCgtttttgaatattctgTGGCTTTGCAAAATGGTACTTTATTAAACAAACTACAACTCGGTGAACGTCAGAGACACGCGAATGTAATTAAAGGATCATCTGATTTGTACCAATTATACATGGATCCAGattatatgaataatattaaaaagtCCTATAATCCCGAAACATTCCACGAAAATTATCATAAGCCGTTCAGATCAATATCCATTTTCAGGAAAGATTTTGGTCAAGTAATAGGACAGGGTTTCAGTGATAGACATGCTGTAAAAGTTCAAGGAATTCGTAGGAAATTGATGGGGAGGGCCAGAAATTGGTTGACTTCTAATGCATTGAAATCATACCACTCATGGGTTTACTGGAGAGACGTAGATATTGAAACTTGCCCGGGTTCAgttattcaagatttaaTGAAACATGACTACGATGTGATGGTGCCAAATGTTTGGAGGCCATTACCAACATTCCTAGGTAATGAACAGCCGTATGATTTGAATTCCTGGGTTGAATCTGAAGCTGCGGTAGAATTGGCAAAATCcttagatgaagaagatgttATTGTGGAAGGTTATGCTGAATACCCAACTTGGCGAGTACATCTAGCGTATATTAGAGATCCAAATGGGGATCcaaatgaaataattgaCATTGACGGTGTGGGTGGTGTTTCTATATTAGCAAGAGCTCGAATTTTCAGGCAGGGTGTTCATTTCCCAGCATTTACATTTTTAAACCATGCTGAAACCGAGGCGTTTGGTAAAATGGCCAAATCTATGGGATTCAGAGTTGGTGGTTTACCACACTATACTATTTGGCATATTTATGAACCTAGTGAAGACGACTTGCGAGAAATTGCTAAAATGGagaggaagaagaggagACAAAAAGGTAAATGA
- a CDS encoding DEHA2F03080p (weakly similar to uniprot|Q06991 Saccharomyces cerevisiae YLR414C Protein of unknown function), with amino-acid sequence MFRIVRLIIILLSIATTVLSIFALVGSYKNEAYLTKIYLLDFHLTDLDVSQLIDFNGFSKRDTIHPDSKRDTILPGRTVVEKDLASSLSDIGSTISGIVNSITYEDMGLAQVYSISLWGYCKGEVKGSSKTEKGFDNSDIDFKWCSDPKPAYFFDPLEIIKQELNNTINDKITGASGSIDISSDVRTVLEQIVDNITYETLNLPGNLNKQLTLLNNLTKAAFALILIMAILSAIGVFVQLIGCCVDPSNCCLSCINFLFQTLVFLTGIIGAGLATGAYIYVRKQINENTGELGIKSFLSIAFYALIWSAVAAALLVLIFTIIGHCCGCLSNNRKKYKPLDAPAVPEKNGYEMGYNHHQNY; translated from the coding sequence ATGTTTAGAATCGTCAGATTAATAATCATCTTGCTTTCGATAGCGACCACAGTATTATCGATATTTGCATTAGTTGGATCATACAAAAATGAAGCCTACTTGaccaaaatatatttgttaGATTTCCATCTTACTGATTTAGATGTGTCGCAGCTTATAGATTTCAATGGATTCTCCAAGAGAGATACTATACATCCTGATAGTAAGAGAGATACTATTTTACCTGGTCGTACGGTGGTGGAAAAGGACCTTGCCAGTAGTTTATCAGATATTGGATCGACTATCAGCGGCATCgttaattcaataacttaCGAAGATATGGGGTTGGCGCAGGTATACTCGATCAGTTTGTGGGGTTACTGTAAGGGAGAAGTTAAGGGCAGTTCAAAAACAGAAAAGGGCTTCGATAACTCGGATATCGATTTTAAGTGGTGCTCCGATCCTAAGCCAGCATATTTCTTCGACCCGCTagaaattatcaaacaagaattgaacAATACTATAAATGATAAGATTACAGGCGCATCGGGTAGTATTGACATTTCGTCTGATGTGAGAACGGTATTGGAACAAATAGTTGATAATATTACATATGAGACTTTAAATTTGCCTGGTAACTTAAACAAGCAACTTACGCTTTTAAACAACTTGACTAAGGCCGCGTTCGCATTGATATTGATCATGGCTATTTTGTCAGCTATTGGTGTATTCGTTCAACTTATTGGATGTTGTGTGGACCCAAGTAATTGTTGTCTTTCATGTATCAACTTCCTCTTTCAAACATTGGTTTTCCTCACTGGTATTATTGGAGCAGGGTTAGCAACTGGTGCTTATATCTATGTGagaaaacaaattaatgaaaataccGGAGAGCTTGGTATTAAGTCTTTCTTATCGATTGCATTTTATGCATTGATATGGTCTGCAGTTGCCGCAGCATTGTTAGTGCTTATATTCACCATCATCGGCCATTGCTGCGGCTGTTTATCTAATAACAGAAAGAAATACAAGCCTCTTGATGCTCCTGCTGTACCTGAAAAAAATGGCTACGAAATGGGatataatcatcatcaaaactattaa
- a CDS encoding DEHA2F02992p (weakly similar to uniprot|P53093 Saccharomyces cerevisiae YGL198W YIP4 Protein that interacts with Rab GTPases) — MNTLIVDILFHTIKTNITSMSSGTWNPPSYSAQDADEFIIADEDETSSQRIQPDVTEHTPMSTSSHNANANANTNSMFSSFSFGPKVDLSSTFAPFTQSKTFTDSNTIKERQYSGGDTLDEPVWNTLKRDLSQIGRRLAIVVWPMQLASLAAKQQSRLIDFASNNGINLPQSIVNARRISVSENQNDDEDEDRETGVTGDELLSQTTLEWDLWGPLIFSLAYSVTLGVSASKNETNSVFSGSFSFIWLFFIVIGLNIQLLGGNISFMSAISATGYSMFPITCGTLICTLVVKWKLIRIIIMSILGAWSIYSGVMSLKCSGVLPGRVLLAIYPVGLMYSVLSWLCIIT, encoded by the coding sequence ATGAATACATTAATTGTAGATATACTATTTCATACTATCAAAACGAACATTACATCAATGCTGTCCGGTACTTGGAATCCTCCATCATATTCAGCACAAGATGCTGATGAGTTCATCATtgctgatgaagatgagACTTCATCGCAAAGAATCCAACCAGATGTAACAGAGCATACACCTATGTCAACTTCTTCTCATAATGCCAATGCCAATGCTAATACTAATTCGATGTTTTCATCGTTTTCATTCGGCCCAAAGGttgatttatcatcaacattCGCTCCCTTCACACAATCAAAGACATTCACAGATTCAAACACTATAAAAGAACGCCAATATAGCGGAGGGGATACGCTTGATGAACCTGTGTGGAACACATTGAAAAGGGATTTATCACAAATAGGACGGAGACTAGCAATAGTTGTATGGCCAATGCAATTAGCTAGCTTGGCTGCCAAACAACAACTGAGGTTAATTGACTTTGCTAGCAATAATGGGATTAACTTGCCGCAGCTGATAGTAAACGCACGAAGAATCTCAGTATCGGAGAAtcaaaatgatgatgaggatgagGATAGAGAAACAGGAGTAACTGGCGATGAATTGCTTTCCCAAACAACTCTAGAGTGGGATTTATGGGGACCATTGATTTTCTCTTTAGCATATTCGGTAACTCTTGGAGTATCCGCTTCTAAAAATGAAACAAATCTGGTATTCTCTGggtcattttcatttatatgGCTATTCTTTATTGTTATCGGcttaaatattcaattgttaGGTGGGAACATATCGTTTATGTCTGCCATCAGTGCTACGGGCTATTCAATGTTTCCAATTACATGCGGTACTCTTATTTGTACTTTAGTTGTTAAATGGAAATtgattagaattattatcatgTCAATTCTAGGTGCCTGGAGTATATATTCTGGGGTGATGAGTTTAAAATGCTCGGGTGTGTTACCAGGAAGGGTTTTGTTAGCGATATATCCTGTTGGTCTAATGTATTCTGTATTGAGTTGGTTATGTATAATTACCTGA
- a CDS encoding DEHA2F03036p (similar to uniprot|Q03262 Saccharomyces cerevisiae YMR278w): MEEYSEEQIKTLNTLVEQWISVDINPKSRKEIIELQQEGNYSKLNEKLSKRIAFGTAGLRSTMTSGFAHMNDVTILQASQGLIKYLLEKNESNQNLSIVVGYDHRFHSQRFAEITASVALTQGFKVYYLGSTTNLSRESIELSEAKFNELQEADRGYVHTPLVPFAIDYFKASAGVMVTASHNPAQDNGYKVYYGNGCQIIPPNDSGIANSIERNLDPWLNQHVWDIVGNFKKNADKLLFGVKGKATEMYVNAVNELLIQNHKLSYDFTYTPMHGVGMEIFDKIISLFETKSDIKPVTEQMNPDPEFSTVKFPNPEEKGALALSIKNANESGHKLVIANDPDADRFSVAIKSYKTNEWVQLTGNEIGFLFAMYVIEELTPENKLDKTYLINSTVSSQVLASMAQHHGFKFIDTLTGFKWIGNKAIDLKKEGFNVPFGYEEAIGFMFSVANDKDGISALVIWLQLYETWFANKENYDPVDKLNEGYEKYGWYKEANGYYKLNDLSMTQKIFENTIRKSYEGRPHPQTLGDTFLVDSWRDLTLGYDTSTPTHVPDLPVDPTSQMITATLKPKDAQSDNELVRFTCRGSGTEPKLKIYIEGKSDIGENRALSLAKLCWNTLKTEWFKPEENGLQEVI, from the coding sequence atggaaGAATATTCTGAAGAGCAAATTAAGACCTTGAATACTTTAGTCGAACAGTGGATATCGGTTGATATCAATCCGAAATCAAGAAAGGAGATAATTGAACTACAACAAGAAggaaattattcaaaattgaatgaaaaaCTTTCGAAGCGAATTGCGTTTGGTACCGCCGGGTTGAGGTCAACGATGACTTCTGGCTTTGCACATATGAATGATGTTACCATACTTCAGGCTTCTCAAGGGttgatcaaatatttactcgagaaaaatgaatcaaacCAGAATTTATCTATTGTTGTGGGTTATGATCATAGATTTCATTCCCAGAGATTTGCTGAAATTACAGCCAGTGTTGCTTTGACACAAGGGTTTAAGGTATATTACTTAGGTTCAACAACTAATTTATCACGCGAATCTATTGAACTTTCAGAGGCTAAATTTAATGAGCTCCAAGAAGCTGATAGAGGATATGTGCATACGCCATTAGTACCATTCGCcattgattatttcaaagCCTCAGCAGGAGTTATGGTCACAGCTTCTCATAATCCTGCTCAAGATAATGGGTATAAAGTCTATTATGGAAATGGTTGCCAAATCATACCCCCAAATGACTCAGGAATAGCTAACTCTATTGAGAGAAATTTGGACCCTTGGCTTAACCAACATGTATGGGATATTGTAGggaatttcaagaaaaatgctgataagttattatttggGGTAAAAGGAAAAGCTACAGAAATGTATGTTAACGCAGTTAATGAGCTTTTAATCCAAAATCATAAATTGAGCTATGATTTCACTTACACTCCAATGCATGGAGTAGGAATGGAGATTTTCGATAAAATTATCtctttatttgaaacaaaatCCGATATCAAACCTGTCACAGAGCAAATGAATCCTGATCCCGAGTTTCTGACGGTGAAGTTTCCCAATCCAGAAGAAAAGGGTGCATTAGCTTTATCGATCAAAAATGCAAACGAACTGGGCCATAAGTTAGTTATTGCGAACGATCCGGATGCGGATAGATTTAGTGTTGCAATTAAGTCATATAAAACAAATGAATGGGTGCAGTTAACAGGGAATGAGATTGGGTTCTTGTTTGCAATGTACGtgattgaagaattaactCCAGAAAATAAGCTAGATAAAACATacttaattaattctaCCGTTTCATCACAAGTCTTAGCCTCAATGGCACAACATCATGGGTTTAAGTTTATTGACACCTTAACTGGATTCAAATGGATTGGTAATAAGGCCATtgatttaaagaaagaaggGTTTAACGTACCATTTGGTTACGAGGAAGCGATAGGCTTTATGTTTAGTGTAGCTAATGACAAAGATGGCATTTCTGCCCTAGTTATTTGGCTACAATTGTACGAAACTTGGTTTGcaaacaaagaaaattacGATCCCgttgataaattaaacGAGGGATATGAAAAATACGGTTGGTACAAAGAAGCAAATGGCTACTATAAGCTAAACGATCTATCGATGACccaaaaaatatttgaaaacaCTATTCGTAAATCGTATGAAGGAAGGCCTCATCCACAAACTCTAGGAGACACATTCTTAGTCGATTCATGGAGAGATCTAACCCTAGGATACGATACTCTGACCCCCACCCATGTGCCTGATTTACCTGTTGATCCCACCTCACAGATGATTACTGCCACATTGAAACCAAAAGATGCACAATCAGATAACGAATTAGTGAGATTTACTTGTCGTGGTTCAGGAACTGAACCCAAATTAAAAATCTACATTGAAGGAAAATCTGATATTGGTGAAAATCGAGCTTTATCTCTTGCTAAACTTTGTTGGAATACCTTGAAGACAGAATGGTTTAAACCCGAAGAGAATGGATTGCAAGAGGTTATATAG